The Ciona intestinalis unplaced genomic scaffold, KH HT000103.2, whole genome shotgun sequence genome contains a region encoding:
- the egfr1 gene encoding epidermal growth factor receptor precursor (The RefSeq protein has 3 substitutions compared to this genomic sequence), which translates to MRHCYPIVVLLVVLCLNIQTTESTSECDNVVCPEQVICQPPKTKLVLPYPGKEKCCAKVVCTCKGTNSELTSSGSREIQYSNLEKLYTNCTLVNGNLELTGLFPFGNITTIEFTKHIEQVTGYLLIYRTIMDSINLSSLRLIRGLTQYYIGVDCRTNLTLARDQPGYSVYANRITGDQNYLRELWMPKLTEISAGNVFFTKSRICNLESIKWRDEIFNDGSQTVEITNDPVRDRYCDPCPSVCRDDSGSTPVNRCWGNSSDLCQLITKSKCRRQCGNDRCNAGGACCNGKCAGGCYDNMPATGNKDKWCHACKDMNNNGTCVEACPQGTQMNPTSTITKTPKTYQFARYCVPKCPFNVPQTTSFCRTYCPEGTFDYNSNICEPCENGKCEHVCYGLGVGHGPLKDDKEINSENIKYFNKNCTIIEGSLSFQASTFNGDSYCSIGKLNNLEMLSVFENVKEITGYLAFDEWRMHDLCLFKNLKKIRGKELKSELYSLYVYTNDKSLRELCLNSLENIYDGGVLVVRNPRLGHTDTITWENIFSDSGNQNTMILRNQKEVPCHTMCDQSQGCWGRDATNCVRCQYYTDYTDVNGQLTPAWVTDQTTGLAVPGYNTTTCVEQCNQEKGVYASSDMRCLPCDSECLSTCNGPTSYNCTSGCQNFKLNSQCVPSCPLNYYIGLNKTCSACSPNCVGGCTGPLDIYGEGGCSSCHVSMDEKTSVYTHRGAKCPFCLNDQLRETCAHGCTSFNNTGRLQCYYLPKPDITVYIIIGVMVFIFIFIVISWVFYKHRKTIKRMRQTIGETMVGERIPLEPEAVPLTPSGAAPNVAQLRIVKESELEFRKMLGSGAFGTVQKAIWTPLNIQGEKVKIAVAVKTLKTSEDLLQSANNEIMDEAYMMASVECPYLVRLLGISMTEQVALITQLMPLGSLLEYVRNPTTRDSIRSRQILSWCVQIAKGMKYLEEKHLVHRDLAARNVLVKTPNHVKITDFGLAKMLDTKEEIYHAEGGKLPIKWLAIECITEREFSHLSDVWAFGVTCWELLTFGARPYEGVRAVDVLSLLERGDRLPQPATSTIDIYMVLVKCWMVDRLCRPSFSNLVDEFSKMAADPSRFVVIKHDDTDNIMSPTSVDDASFFRQLMEDEKTAEEDLIADEPDEYLLNLNHPDNLPKYANIAHDPPQHPDQGARDARLFSRNTPSSFPESSTSSSTAGMRAEPPVTPQADPDDVFSEVVNSVKTVSPHPTSVEQQATNRKDSEETQRYTEDPTTKRPLLDGMQSPTTLYKPNPGEVDENNYLLPTPLKKQPDYFDPSHVPSEPQPSPLLCNETYVEGDSLPESRPYPGQLDNGYAPICGSPQEHHDYVNTDSEARNPMWFSNEEYMATDSGIGEDVQSLLSRGNTANRGQRRSNQSQSSVDDSEQIFLQKDAEVRYRPQQNRDSSPDSQKLNETSLNNPEYMFLNPGSSGHPQT; encoded by the exons cttGCAAAGGAACAAATTCCGAACTGACTTCGTCAGGAAGTCGTGAAATCCAATACAGTAACTTGGAAAAACTGTATACTAACTGTACCTTGGTTAATGGAAATTTAGAGCTGACTGGTTTATTTCCATTTGGAAATATCACTACTATAGAATTTACAAAG CATATTGAGCAAGTGACAGGCTACCTGTTGATATACCGCACAATAATGGATTCTATCAACCTCTCATCTCTGCGTCTAATAAGAGGACTCACACAATATTATATTGGTGTTGACTGTAGAACAAACTTAACATTGGCAAGAGATCAACCAGGTTATTCAGTATATGCAAACCGAATAACTGGTGATCAAAATTACTTGAGAGAATTATGGATGCCAAAACTGACAG aaatatcTGCTGGGAATGTCTTTTTCACAAAATCAAGAATTTGCAACCTGGAGTCAATAAAATGGAGAGATGAAATTTTTAATGACGGAAGTCAAACCGTCGAAATTACAAATGATCCAGTTAGAGATAGATACT GTGACCCATGTCCAAGTGTCTGCAGAGATGATTCTGGCAGCACGCCTGTGAATCGGTGTTGGGGAAACTCTTCAGATCTGTGTCAGCTAA TTACGAAATCAAAATGTCGTCGGCAGTGTGGGAATGACAGGTGTAATGCTGGAGGAGCTTGTTGTAATGGGAAGTGTGCTGGGGGATGTTATGATAACATGCCAGCAACTGGTAACAAGGATAAGTGGTGCCAT GCTTGCAAAGATATGAATAACAACGGTACATGTGTTGAAGCTTGTCCACAAGGCACACAAATGAACCCCACATCCACAATAACTAAAACACCAAAAACTTATCAGTTTGCTCGATACTGTGTACCaaagtgcccat TCAATGTCCCTCAAACTACATCCTTCTGCCGCACCTATTGTCCTGAAGGGACTTTTGATTATAACAGCAACATTTGCGAACCTTGTGAAAATGGAAAATGTGAACATG TATGTTATGGCCTTGGTGTTGGCCATGGACCCCTGAAGGACGATAAAGAAATCAATTCtgaaaatatcaaatatttcaataagAATTGCACAATTATTGAAGGTTCCCTAAGTTTTCAAGCCTCAACATTTAATGG GGACTCGTATTGCAGCATCGGCAAACTGAACAACCTGGAAATGTTGTCCGTGTTTGAAAACGTCAAAGAAATAACCGGTTACTTGGCATTTGATGAATGGCGAATGCACGacttgtgtttatttaa AAATCTAAAAAAGATTCGGGGCAAAGAATTAAAATCTGAGTTGTACAGTTTGTATGTTTATACAAATGATAAAAGCTTAAGGGAGCTGTGCTTGAACTCATTGGAAAACATTTATGATG GGGGTGTATTGGTGGTTAGGAATCCAAGATTGGGTCACACTGATACAATAACATGGGAAAATATATTCAGTGACTCTGGAAATCAAAATACAATGATTCTGCGTAATCAAAAGGAAG TACCTTGTCACACCATGTGCGATCAAAGCCAAGGATGTTGGGGCAGAGATGCAACAAATTGTGTTCGGTGTCAATATTACACAGATTATACGGATGTTAACGGACAACTCACCCCTGCATGGGTGACGGACCAAACAACAGGGTTGGCTGTTCCTGGTTATAACACAACAACATGTGTGGAGCAATGTAACCAAGAAAAAGG GGTGTATGCCTCAAGTGATATGCGATGTCTTCCTTGTGATAGTGAATGCTTAAGCACTTGTAATGGACCAACTTCATATAACTGCACAAG TGGTTGCCAAAACTTCAAGCTCAATTCTCAATGTGTGCCATCTTGTCCACTAAACTATTATATTGGATTGAACAAAACTTGTTCAGCATGTAGTCCCAACTGTGTTGGCGg atgtACTGGACCATTAGATATATATGGAGAAGGTGGTTGTTCATCATGTCATGTATCTATGGATGAAAAAACATCCGTATACACT CACCGTGGAGCTAAATGTCCTTTTTGCTTGAATGACCAATTGAGAGAAACTTGTGCACATGGATGTACTTCGTTTAACAATACAGGCAGATTGCAATGTTACTACCTACCAAA ACCCGACATCACAGTTTACATCATCATTGGAGTTATGGtcttcatatttatatttattgtaattaGTTGGGTTTTCTATAAACATCGAAAAACCATCAAACGAATGAGACAAACTATTGGTGAAACTATGGTTGGCGAG CGCATCCCACTTGAGCCTGAAGCCGTTCCTCTCACCCCAAGTGGTGCCGCACCTAACGTAGCTCAACTTAGAATTGTTAAAGAAAGCGAACTTGAGTTTCGAAAGATGTTGGGTTCTGGTGCATTTGGAACAGTGCAGAAAGCTATTTGGACTCCATTAAATATACAA GGTGAAAAGGTAAAGATAGCAGTTGCTGTTAAAACTTTGAAAACATCAGAAGATTTGCTTCAATCTGCAAACAATGAGATAATGGAT GAGGCTTACATGATGGCTTCGGTTGAATGTCCGTACCTGGTTCGTCTGCTTGGTATTTCAATGACTGAGCAAGTAGCTTTGATCACCCAACTTATGCCTCTTGGAAGTTTATTGGAATATGTAAGAAACCCAACCACACGAGACAGTATTCGCTCAAGACAAATATTATCGTGGTGTGTCCAAATAGCTAAG GGGATGAAATATCTTGAAGAAAAACATCTCGTACATCGTGACCTCGCAGCTCGTAACGTGCTCGTAAAAACACCAAACCATGTCAAAATAACAGACTTCGGATTAGCGAAAATGCTTGACACAAAAGAGGAGATCTACCACGCAGAGGGTGGTAAG cTTCCAATTAAATGGTTGGCCATTGAATGCATTACTGAACGTGAGTTTTCACATCTCTCCGATGTTTGGGCGTTTGGTGTTACGTGTTGGGAGTTATTGACGTTTGGAGCCAGACCTTACGAg GGTGTACGAGCTGTTGATGTTTTATCGTTGTTAGAACGTGGTGACAGATTACCCCAACCTGCAACTTCTACAATTGATATCTACATGGTTCTCGTTAAAT GTTGGATGGTGGACAGATTATGTCGACCATCGTTTTCAAATCTTGTTGATGAATTTAGCAAAATGGCCGCCGACCCCAGCAGATTCGTTGTAATAAAG CATGATGACACAGACAACATCATGAGTCCAACATCAGTGGATGATGCTTCATTCTTCCGACAATTGATGGAGGATGAGAAGACAGCTGAGGAAGACCTCATCGCTGATGAACCGGATGAATATCTTCTTAATCTTAATCATCCCGATAATTTA CCAAAATATGCGAACATCGCTCACGATCCTCCCCAACATCCGGATCAGGGAGCCCGGGATGCTCGGCTCTTCTCGAGGAACACTCCATCCTCGTTCCCTGAAAGTTCAACATCCTCCTCAACTGCTGGGATGCGAGCTGAGCCTCCCGTCACCCCACAAGCAGATCCGGATGATGTTTTCTCTGAAGTCGTTAACTCAGTGAAAACAGTTTCACCGCATCCAGCATCTG TTGAACAGCAAGCAACGAACAGAAAAGATTCCGAAGAAACACAAAGATACACTGAAGATCCAACAACAAAACGACCACTGT TAGATGGAATGCAATCTCCCACCACTTTATACAAACCTAACCCAGGAGAAGTTGATGAAAATAACTATTTGCTTCCAACACCACTGAAAAAACAACCAG ATTACTTTGATCCCTCACATGTCCCTTCAGAACCCCAGCCATCACCTTTGTTATGTAATGAAACGTATGTCGAGGGTGATTCATTACCCGAATCCCGTCCTTACCCAGGTCAACTGGACAATGGGTACGCCCCTATCTGTGGAAGTCCGCAAGAACATCATGATTATGTGAACACTGATAGTGAGGCGAGGAACCCAATGTGGTTTTCGAACGAAGAATATATGGCAACTGACAGTGGGATAGGGGAGGACGTTCAGTCGTTACTTTCGCGCGGCAACACTGCAAATCGTGGGCAACGACGATCTAACCAATCACAATCCTCTGTTGATGACAGCGAACAAATATTCTTACAAAAAGACGCTGAGGTTCCGTACCGGCCGCAACAGAATCGAGATTCGTCTCCAGATTCGCAGAAACTTAATGAAACTTCGCTTAATAATCCCGAGTATATGTTCCTTAACCCTGGTAGTAGTGGCCACCCACAAACGTAG
- the egfr1 gene encoding epidermal growth factor receptor isoform X1: MRHCYPIVVLLVVLCLNIQTTESTSECDNVVCPEQVICQPPKTKLVLPYPGKEKCCVKVVCTCKGTNSELTSSGSREIQYSNLEKLYTNCTLVNGNLELTGLFPFGNITTIEFTKHIEQVTGYLLIYRTIMDSINLSSLRLIRGLTQYYIGVDCRTNLTLARDQPGYSVYANRITGDQNYLRELWMPKLTEISAGNVFFTKSRICNLESIKWRDEIFNDGSQTVEITNDPVRDRYCDPCPSVCRDDSGSTPVNRCWGNSSDLCQLITKSKCRRQCGNDRCNAGGACCNGKCAGGCYDNMPATGNKDKWCHACKDMNNNGTCVEACPQGTQMNPTSTITKTPKTYQFARYCVPKCPFNVPQTTSFCRTYCPEGTFDYNSNICEPCENGKCEHVCYGLGVGHGPLKDDKEINSENIKYFNKNCTIIEGSLSFQASTFNGDSYCSIGKLNNLEMLSVFENVKEITGYLAFDEWRMHDLCLFKNLKKIRGKELKSELYSLYVYTNDKSLRELCLNSLENIYDGGVFLSNEVKLCFTNTINWPGLFNQGHNYVANNKPPSSCGGVLVVRNPRLGHTDTITWENIFSDSGNQNTMILRNQKEVPCHTMCDQSQGCWGRDATNCVRCQYYTDYTDVNGQLTPAWVTDQTTGLAVPGYNTTTCVEQCNQEKGVYASSDMRCLPCDSECLSTCNGPTSYNCTSGCQNFKLNSQCVPSCPLNYYIGLNKTCSACSPNCVGGCTGPLDIYGEGGCSSCHVSMDEKTSVYTHRGAKCPFCLNDQLRETCAHGCTSFNNTGRLQCYYLPKPDITVYIIIGVMVFIFIFIVISWVFYKHRKTIKRMRQTIGETMVGERIPLEPEAVPLTPSGAAPNVAQLRIVKESELEFRKMLGSGAFGTVQKAIWTPLNIQGEKVKIAVAVKTLKTSEDLLQSANNEIMDEAYMMASVECPYLVRLLGISMTEQVALITQLMPLGSLLEYVRNPTTRDSIRSRQILSWCVQIAKGMKYLEEKHLVHRDLAARNVLVKTPNHVKITDFGLAKMLDTKEEIYHAEGGKLPIKWLAIECITEREFSHLSDVWAFGVTCWELLTFGARPYEGVRAVDVLSLLERGDRLPQPATSTIDIYMVLVKCWMVDRLCRPSFSNLVDEFSKMAADPSRFVVIKHDDTDNIMSPTSVDDASFFRQLMEDEKTAEEDLIADEPDEYLLNLNHPDNLQVNVYTPMSSANHNDSVSSPKYANIAHDPPQHPDQGARDARLFSRNTPSSFPESSTSSSTAGMRAEPPVTPQADPDDVFSEVVNSVKTVSPHPASVEQQATNRKDSEETQRYTEDPTTKRPLLDGMQSPTTLYKPNPGEVDENNYLLPTPLKKQPDYFDPSHVPSEPQPSPLLCNETYVEGDSLPESRPYPGQLDNGYAPICGSPQEHHDYVNTDSEARNPMWFSNEEYMATDSGIGEDVQSLLSRGNTANRGQRRSNQSQSSVDDSEQIFLQKDAEVPYRPQQNRDSSPDSQKLNETSLNNPEYMFLNPGSSGHPQT; encoded by the exons cttGCAAAGGAACAAATTCCGAACTGACTTCGTCAGGAAGTCGTGAAATCCAATACAGTAACTTGGAAAAACTGTATACTAACTGTACCTTGGTTAATGGAAATTTAGAGCTGACTGGTTTATTTCCATTTGGAAATATCACTACTATAGAATTTACAAAG CATATTGAGCAAGTGACAGGCTACCTGTTGATATACCGCACAATAATGGATTCTATCAACCTCTCATCTCTGCGTCTAATAAGAGGACTCACACAATATTATATTGGTGTTGACTGTAGAACAAACTTAACATTGGCAAGAGATCAACCAGGTTATTCAGTATATGCAAACCGAATAACTGGTGATCAAAATTACTTGAGAGAATTATGGATGCCAAAACTGACAG aaatatcTGCTGGGAATGTCTTTTTCACAAAATCAAGAATTTGCAACCTGGAGTCAATAAAATGGAGAGATGAAATTTTTAATGACGGAAGTCAAACCGTCGAAATTACAAATGATCCAGTTAGAGATAGATACT GTGACCCATGTCCAAGTGTCTGCAGAGATGATTCTGGCAGCACGCCTGTGAATCGGTGTTGGGGAAACTCTTCAGATCTGTGTCAGCTAA TTACGAAATCAAAATGTCGTCGGCAGTGTGGGAATGACAGGTGTAATGCTGGAGGAGCTTGTTGTAATGGGAAGTGTGCTGGGGGATGTTATGATAACATGCCAGCAACTGGTAACAAGGATAAGTGGTGCCAT GCTTGCAAAGATATGAATAACAACGGTACATGTGTTGAAGCTTGTCCACAAGGCACACAAATGAACCCCACATCCACAATAACTAAAACACCAAAAACTTATCAGTTTGCTCGATACTGTGTACCaaagtgcccat TCAATGTCCCTCAAACTACATCCTTCTGCCGCACCTATTGTCCTGAAGGGACTTTTGATTATAACAGCAACATTTGCGAACCTTGTGAAAATGGAAAATGTGAACATG TATGTTATGGCCTTGGTGTTGGCCATGGACCCCTGAAGGACGATAAAGAAATCAATTCtgaaaatatcaaatatttcaataagAATTGCACAATTATTGAAGGTTCCCTAAGTTTTCAAGCCTCAACATTTAATGG GGACTCGTATTGCAGCATCGGCAAACTGAACAACCTGGAAATGTTGTCCGTGTTTGAAAACGTCAAAGAAATAACCGGTTACTTGGCATTTGATGAATGGCGAATGCACGacttgtgtttatttaa AAATCTAAAAAAGATTCGGGGCAAAGAATTAAAATCTGAGTTGTACAGTTTGTATGTTTATACAAATGATAAAAGCTTAAGGGAGCTGTGCTTGAACTCATTGGAAAACATTTATGATG GAGGAGTATTTTTAAGCAATGAGGTGAAGCTGTGTTTTACTAACACTATAAATTGGCCGGGGCTTTTCAACCAGGGCCATAACTATGTAGCCAACAATAAACCACCAAGTTCTTGTG GGGGTGTATTGGTGGTTAGGAATCCAAGATTGGGTCACACTGATACAATAACATGGGAAAATATATTCAGTGACTCTGGAAATCAAAATACAATGATTCTGCGTAATCAAAAGGAAG TACCTTGTCACACCATGTGCGATCAAAGCCAAGGATGTTGGGGCAGAGATGCAACAAATTGTGTTCGGTGTCAATATTACACAGATTATACGGATGTTAACGGACAACTCACCCCTGCATGGGTGACGGACCAAACAACAGGGTTGGCTGTTCCTGGTTATAACACAACAACATGTGTGGAGCAATGTAACCAAGAAAAAGG GGTGTATGCCTCAAGTGATATGCGATGTCTTCCTTGTGATAGTGAATGCTTAAGCACTTGTAATGGACCAACTTCATATAACTGCACAAG TGGTTGCCAAAACTTCAAGCTCAATTCTCAATGTGTGCCATCTTGTCCACTAAACTATTATATTGGATTGAACAAAACTTGTTCAGCATGTAGTCCCAACTGTGTTGGCGg atgtACTGGACCATTAGATATATATGGAGAAGGTGGTTGTTCATCATGTCATGTATCTATGGATGAAAAAACATCCGTATACACT CACCGTGGAGCTAAATGTCCTTTTTGCTTGAATGACCAATTGAGAGAAACTTGTGCACATGGATGTACTTCGTTTAACAATACAGGCAGATTGCAATGTTACTACCTACCAAA ACCCGACATCACAGTTTACATCATCATTGGAGTTATGGtcttcatatttatatttattgtaattaGTTGGGTTTTCTATAAACATCGAAAAACCATCAAACGAATGAGACAAACTATTGGTGAAACTATGGTTGGCGAG CGCATCCCACTTGAGCCTGAAGCCGTTCCTCTCACCCCAAGTGGTGCCGCACCTAACGTAGCTCAACTTAGAATTGTTAAAGAAAGCGAACTTGAGTTTCGAAAGATGTTGGGTTCTGGTGCATTTGGAACAGTGCAGAAAGCTATTTGGACTCCATTAAATATACAA GGTGAAAAGGTAAAGATAGCAGTTGCTGTTAAAACTTTGAAAACATCAGAAGATTTGCTTCAATCTGCAAACAATGAGATAATGGAT GAGGCTTACATGATGGCTTCGGTTGAATGTCCGTACCTGGTTCGTCTGCTTGGTATTTCAATGACTGAGCAAGTAGCTTTGATCACCCAACTTATGCCTCTTGGAAGTTTATTGGAATATGTAAGAAACCCAACCACACGAGACAGTATTCGCTCAAGACAAATATTATCGTGGTGTGTCCAAATAGCTAAG GGGATGAAATATCTTGAAGAAAAACATCTCGTACATCGTGACCTCGCAGCTCGTAACGTGCTCGTAAAAACACCAAACCATGTCAAAATAACAGACTTCGGATTAGCGAAAATGCTTGACACAAAAGAGGAGATCTACCACGCAGAGGGTGGTAAG cTTCCAATTAAATGGTTGGCCATTGAATGCATTACTGAACGTGAGTTTTCACATCTCTCCGATGTTTGGGCGTTTGGTGTTACGTGTTGGGAGTTATTGACGTTTGGAGCCAGACCTTACGAg GGTGTACGAGCTGTTGATGTTTTATCGTTGTTAGAACGTGGTGACAGATTACCCCAACCTGCAACTTCTACAATTGATATCTACATGGTTCTCGTTAAAT GTTGGATGGTGGACAGATTATGTCGACCATCGTTTTCAAATCTTGTTGATGAATTTAGCAAAATGGCCGCCGACCCCAGCAGATTCGTTGTAATAAAG CATGATGACACAGACAACATCATGAGTCCAACATCAGTGGATGATGCTTCATTCTTCCGACAATTGATGGAGGATGAGAAGACAGCTGAGGAAGACCTCATCGCTGATGAACCGGATGAATATCTTCTTAATCTTAATCATCCCGATAATTTA CAGGTGAATGTTTACACACCGATGTCATCTGCCAATCATAATGATTCAGTGTCTAGT CCAAAATATGCGAACATCGCTCACGATCCTCCCCAACATCCGGATCAGGGAGCCCGGGATGCTCGGCTCTTCTCGAGGAACACTCCATCCTCGTTCCCTGAAAGTTCAACATCCTCCTCAACTGCTGGGATGCGAGCTGAGCCTCCCGTCACCCCACAAGCAGATCCGGATGATGTTTTCTCTGAAGTCGTTAACTCAGTGAAAACAGTTTCACCGCATCCAGCATCTG TTGAACAGCAAGCAACGAACAGAAAAGATTCCGAAGAAACACAAAGATACACTGAAGATCCAACAACAAAACGACCACTGT TAGATGGAATGCAATCTCCCACCACTTTATACAAACCTAACCCAGGAGAAGTTGATGAAAATAACTATTTGCTTCCAACACCACTGAAAAAACAACCAG ATTACTTTGATCCCTCACATGTCCCTTCAGAACCCCAGCCATCACCTTTGTTATGTAATGAAACGTATGTCGAGGGTGATTCATTACCCGAATCCCGTCCTTACCCAGGTCAACTGGACAATGGGTACGCCCCTATCTGTGGAAGTCCGCAAGAACATCATGATTATGTGAACACTGATAGTGAGGCGAGGAACCCAATGTGGTTTTCGAACGAAGAATATATGGCAACTGACAGTGGGATAGGGGAGGACGTTCAGTCGTTACTTTCGCGCGGCAACACTGCAAATCGTGGGCAACGACGATCTAACCAATCACAATCCTCTGTTGATGACAGCGAACAAATATTCTTACAAAAAGACGCTGAGGTTCCGTACCGGCCGCAACAGAATCGAGATTCGTCTCCAGATTCGCAGAAACTTAATGAAACTTCGCTTAATAATCCCGAGTATATGTTCCTTAACCCTGGTAGTAGTGGCCACCCACAAACGTAG